The sequence CTATATCTATATTTCCAGCAACGCGTGCTGGATTATCTTTTGCGTATTCCATCCTAATTGAATAATTGAAAATGGAGACATAACTGAATGAATCTTCTTTGAATGAGCCGGGGAGTACTTGTCCAATAATTCGTCCTGATACCTTGTAACATCGCCGCTTTTTACCAAACTTAGGTATTAACTGATTGTCTGCAATACTTTTCAT is a genomic window of Virgibacillus proomii containing:
- a CDS encoding N-terminal phage integrase SAM-like domain-containing protein; amino-acid sequence: MKWYKKRRKESSYNKMKSIADNQLIPKFGKKRRCYKVSGRIIGQVLPGSFKEDSFSYVSIFNYSIRMEYAKDNPARVAGNIDIEEDKHVNY